The DNA sequence TACTACGCTGCACATTGTGGTGACGTCTACGCGCTCTCGCTCGACGACGGGACGACACAGTGGACGGCGTCACTTCCACTGCCGGAGGACGGGAGTGCGTATCTCGCCGTCGCGGACGGGAGACTTCACGCCCAGTCTCCGGACGCCGCGCTCGCAGCCTTCGACACTGAGACTGGAACCAACGTATGGCAGCGGACACTCGATATTGGCTCTCTCGGACCCGGACCACGACCTCCGGTCATCGCCGGAGACACGCGCTTCGCGCTCTGTGGAGACGCCGTATATGCCCTCGACTCCGCGACTGGCAGAACCCGATGGTCACTCACTCTCGACATCCAACCAGCACTCATGAGTGCGCCGTCCGTCCGTGACAATGCGATTTACTACGCGGGTCGCGGCCGCGACTATGCCGTCGTGCGCGTCTCTGACTGACTGCGACCGATCACCCAGTAGACGATTGGGAGGCAGACAACGAAGGCAACCGGCCACAAGAGTATCTGCGTGACCGGGTCTGGCGGCGCGACGATTGCAGTCACGATGAACCCCCCGAAGCCGGCGGTCGCGATGACTCGTTTCGGCGACTTCTGGCACTGCGTGAGACCGAGTACTATAGTCTGGATGGCAGATGTCGTACGCCTCGGTTACGGCGATGTGCGAGCTAGGCGTTGACGGTCGTATCTGATCGGGATCGTCAAGCGCCGCTTCCGCGACCCGCTGCACGCCACATTCGCATCCGGCTCGAAAGAAACCGCCCGCACGTGATCGACCGGGACGGCGTCGATCACGGGGGCAGTGGCGCACGCGTCCGACCCTCACTCTGGGTCGAAGCGGCGCCCGGTCGGGAACGTAATTCCCGTCTGTTCAGGACGTAGCAATCGATCCGCCTACCCGCACCGGGGGATTGCCAGGAACTTCTGAGGGACCGGGTTCCACCAACGAGCGGTGTAGACTTCCCAGACCCAGTTGCCGGTCGAACACGCGTTCAGCCAGTCTGCGATACCCATCTCGATTGCCTGCTCGAGGGCACATCCTGCTGCAGCAGGCTCGACAGCGGGCAGGAGGACGTCGTCAATGACACCAACACCGGTCACGTCGTCCGCAGGAATCAGAACCGCTGCGGCACCGATTACCGTGCAGGCTTCTTCAGTATCGTAGACACCATTGCACTTGTATCCGGGGGTGATATCCGAGTACTGACAGCCGCTTCCTAGGGCTCTGATCGCTTGCCCCCCTGTGGAGAGGTCGACGCAGAGATCGTCGAGGCGGACTCAAGGTTCTGGGCAGCCGCGGGCCCCGAGTCCGAGCGCTCGTCTGCCAGACCCTCGTATCGAGCAACAATGTCCACCTCGTCGATATCAGAGTTGACATGGGCATGAAGCCCTTCAGTCGCCGACACCGGATCGAACGATTCTGCGCCCTGAATCGGGACGGCGAGTTTGTACGAGTCACCCTCGCCCTTCTTCCGGACTGTCTTGGCGCGGTCGAAGTTGAACAGATTGGCCCGCCTCGGCAGATCGCCGGTGATGTCCTGATACGGGCTGGACTGTCTGACTTTGTTTACTTCCTGTGAACTGGATTCGCTTACCTCGAACTCGCCACTCTCTTGTCCAGCTGGCCCATCGTGGCTTCGTCGCCTCGCTGCAGCAGTTCCGAGACCAGTCAGGGCTACTCCACTCGTTACTCCTATTTTCAGTATTTGTCTTCTCTTCATTTTCTCCAACTCCAATAGGTTACATTACGGGATAGATTTTATACCTCATTCAACTGGCAATAATTGATTGGAATAAAAGTGCAGCTAACGACGGCAGCGGGACAAAGAATACAGTTATGAATCGCTCAGGTAGAGGAAGAGGCCACCGAGGAGAAGAACGACCGCGGCGATCAGTAAGCCGCTGCTAAGGACACTCTCAAGTGAATCGGACAGACCGGGATCGCTGACGAGGCCGAAGCTGCCCTGAAAGACTATCAATTGGATGACAAGGGCTAGCGCTCCGATTTTCAGTAACAGGGAGACCTTGCTGGTATTCAGGATGCTTGCCATACTGGCCATTCGCTCCATCCAAATATAAATATTTTGCTATTTTTGGCTCTGTAGTTTCGGTACACAGCGGTTGATTTCACGGATATCTCACGCTCCGGCGGAGGTTGTAGACGGTAGCTTTGAGCAGCATTTCATGGAACTCTAACCACCAGCTTCGCGCACGCACGGCTGCGCCGAGCGTGCGCTTGATCGAGGAGAAGACGGTTTCTGACATGGAGCGCTGGTGGTACCGATCACCGTCCATGCGGGTGTTGTGGGCGTGATCGAGCGGGTTCATGATACGGTGTTTGATCAGCGGTCGGACGCCGTTTTCGCGGAGTTCGTCACGGAAGGCTTTCGAATCGTAGCCTCGATCGGCGGCGAGGCTCCGCAGGTCGCCGGCGTTACGCCGGGCGACCTGCGGGCCGATCTTCGCATCGTGTTTCTTGCTTGTTGTGGAGTGGATGTCGGTGATGTACAGCGTTTCGACATCCACGAGTGCGGTGACTTTCAGCGCTCGAACGCGGTAGTTAGTGCGGTTGGCGTAGTGACGGCTGGGCTGATCGCGGTCAAATACCGGTTGAATCGATGGCAGCGTGGCCAGTGCGTTTCTCGGTTGACGCGCCGAGAAACGCACGCCACGTCTGCGTCGGAATCCGCGCAAACCACGTGCGGAGGACGGTATAGTGCGGAAGTCGCGTGAGGCCGATTTCGTCGAGGACGCCGGGCATCTCGCTGAGCAAATCCACCGCAACGCGGTAGGATTTGCCCAGTTCGATGCGAAGCGCGTGTAGCGTAAGCATCGCCCACTCGGCGAACCCGCCACCCCCTTCGGGGTCGGCGGGTTCGTCAGGATTAGCGACAACTGATTTAGCCTTAGCGACCGTAACACGAGTGAAGAGACGGATCTCGGATGTCAAACCAATCTGTCTCTTCGCTTTCTACGGCAATAACGCAGTCGTAGCCGTTACGTCTAGCGAAACTACAGAGCCCTCGATTTTTACCAGCTCGAAAACCTCGCCAGTAACTCGGTTGAAGTAGAGTACCTTGTTGTACACGCCCTCGAAGTGTTCTTCTGGAAGCGGAACCCAATCGTATTGGTCATGGTCGCCCAGTTGGGTGAATGCTCGTTCGAGCCCAGTTTGTGAGTTTTCAGTGCTCATACTACAAGCGGAAACCGTACCTAAACTGAATTGAATTGAATTCTTGCCTATCATAGTCGGGTTTGGGGCGATGTTTTTTGACCAACCCGGAGAATGTTAACACGATGGCACTCCCGAGAAGTGAACTTCTTAGCGTGAAATTGGAACTGTGGCATCCCGACTGCTGGACTGTCGAAGTCATGGAGGAGACGGGTGCCGGCGTTCTCGGGCATGGTAGCGTTATGGACGGGCGGCAGGCTTTCGAACGATGTACGATCTACGGGGATTCGTCGGATCATGTGAGGGAAGCCGTCCAGACCGCGAAGGACTCAACTCGAATCAGTTGTGTTCAGGAGGTACAGTCTACACCAACGGAAAGCATTGCGCCTGAGTCAGCTATCGGAATGTTCTCACAGGACGTCTTCATTGAATACGAGTTCACTGAGGGCATCGGTCCGGCGTTCTTCTCTCGGGGGTTCGTACTCGACGGGCCGTCACAGATGGAAGAAGGCCGGGAGGTTTGGCCGCTCTTAGTGCAGATGGACCGTTCCGCTCTCGGTCGGCGGATAGAAGAAATTCAGAAGGAATACGATGCGAACATCACGCTTAATCAAGTCACACCTGCCGACCAAGATCGAACTCAATCGTCGTTCCAAGCCCAGCTTGACGAACTCACACCACGCCAACGCCAAGCGTACGAATTAGCTCGTGAAAACGGCTATTACGAATGGCCGCGAGAAACGAGCGTCCAGGAACTTGCTGACGATCTGGGCGTCTCGAAAACGACGTTCCTCGAGCATCTCCGTTCAGCTGAGAACTACCTTCTTGACCCGCCTGAAACTCAAAGCCCCTCTGAGTAGCTATCCCCACCCGACTATAGTAGGGTGAGAGCCTTGCGGATTCTCTCTCTATCTGCCTCATACAGTCAGGAGCACTTCGCTCACTGAACTAATCCACACGACTAATATTGCATCTATGACAGAATACACCGGCAAGCAGTGGACTGAACTGTATCATAAGAACGCGAACGAAGAGGAACCCCTAATGCCGTCGGAACCGCTTCCGTTCGTGGACGAGATTACGGCGTATCTGAACGAATATGACCACGAAACCATCTTAGAGGCGGCCGCGGGTGAGGGTAGGAACAGCCAACGGTTCGTTACGTCCATCCCCGACCTCCACGCGTGCGACATTAGCAAAGAGGCATTGGAGGTCTGCACCGAGAGAACTGAGGGGGAGGTCACGACACGGGAGACCGATCTCCGGAATCTTCCCTACGACGATGGGCAGTTCGATGCAACGATTATGCTTGACGCGCTCACGCACTTGCGGGAAGTCGAGCTCGTCCTCCGCGAACTCATCCGGGTGACAACAGAAGGCGGCCATGTCATCTTCAATATGCCCGTCGAGGGCGACGACGCCGAGTCCACCAGTGAACTCCTTGCCGACTGGGGGGCGCTCAAAGAGTACGAGTATAGGAAGGAAGGGCACGAGGTGACGTATATGTTCATCGGGGAGCAGGATCGATTCACGACGCTACTGTCCTCTTTCGGACTTCAAATTGCGCAGGTCACGACGTGGGAATGGCGTGACCCACCTCACCCGCAGTATCGGCTTGAAGAACACGACCACAAGAACATCGTCGTCTACGCGCGGGTATAGAAACAGCGGAGCGAACTATGGAAGAACACAATCAGTCAGAGGAGACGGAGTTTAGTCGGGAGGGCCTGTTTGCAGGAGTCCGACAAAGTACCCCTATCGCACTGGGTGTATTCACCTACGGCATTGTCTTCGGGGTTCTCGCACGGCAGTCGTCACTCGGACTCAGTGAAGCTGTGTTGATGAGTGCCTCGGTCTTCGCCGCGTCCGCACAGTTCGTCGTCCTCGATCTCTGGGAGTCACCACTTCCGGTCATCGCTATCGTAGTCACAACGGTCGCGGTGAATCTTCGCCACCTTCTGATGGGCGCGTCGATTCAACCGTGGCTCAAACGCCTCACTCCCAAGAAAACCTACGGGATGCTGTATTTCCTGAACGACGAATCGTGGGGGCTGACGATGCGTGCCCGGTCGAACGGCGAGAACGACGCCGCATTCCTCCTCGGAAGCGGCCTTATCGTGTTCGTCGCATGGGTCAGTGCAACCGTCCTCGGCGTCTCCGTTGGCGGGCTCATCGAGAACCCCGCTAAATACGGGCTGGACATGGCGTTTATCGCCGTCTATATCGCGCTCTTGGTCGGCGTGTGGGATGGGCGTGAGGATGCCGTTCCTGTTGGTATCGCAGCGTTGGTCGCGCTCGTCGCGTCTGTCATCATTGCGGGGAACTGGCACATCATCATCGGCGGCCTCACAGGAAGTATCGCCGGAGTCGTCAGGGATGAATATGCCTGAGATGCAGGTGAATATGGTTGCATTCGTCGCTATCGTTGGAATGGCTGTCGGAACGTATTTTACCCGGATTGGGGGCTATTGGTTAGTAAGCCGGGTTGATTTGTCCCCTCGGTTCCAAGCGTGGTTGAGCTACGTTCCAGGTGCAATCTTGGTGTCGCTCATCGTGCCCGAACTCGCAAAAGGTGGTCCCGCCAAGTGGGGTGCCGCGCTCGCCGCGCTCGTCGTCGCGTGGCGCTCCGGGAACATCCTCTACGCGATGCTCGCGGGAATCGGAATTGTACTACTCCTCCGTCATCTGCCAATGGCCGCGTGATGTCGACTCTCTCACTTCATAACACGCTACACAAGAGCGTACATGAAATCTTTCTTTAGCTCATCTCTATATGAATACTCTCCCTACGGCTTAAGTACCGACAAGTAAGATATGTAAACAATGAGACGGTGCCACCCGCTCCTTGCGACGCTGACGGCAGGCGGCCTGCCCTCGCAGAGCGGGTGGTCCAGCAAGCCAGCGACCTCTGTGAACACGAAGACCACCTCACACGAGTCGTTGCTGGTCTCGATCTCCCGCTCGTAGAGATTGACGACCAGTACGAGCGGACGCCGAGCCACGGCTACAACCTTGTGCCGATGCTGCGGCTGTTCCTTTACAAGTATGCAGGCGACTACAGCGACAACGAACTTGCCGACCGTCTCGACTCGTGGCAGTATCTCGAACTCCGCTTCGACCTCGACGGTACGCCGACGCAACAGACCCTCTCGTACACGTGGCGTTATCGCTTTGACGCCGACCTCTGCGAGCTGATAGTCGTCGCTGGCAAGGCCCTCCGACAGGAAGCCATCGAGCACGGCGTTATCCGCGACGACCGCGCGGACGCCGAAGTCGGGACTAGCCACGAGTTCGAGACAGGCGAGATTCCCGATAACCTTTCAGAGGCAAAAATCCGTGAGACAGTGCGGGCCGCCCGCCAGCACGTTTTCCCCGCGTTCGATACTGGACGTGCCTCGAACGCCCGATACAGTGACGAGTGCATTTTCTTGATGCAGTCCTACCTCAGTCTGGCGAACTGTGGGACTGCACAGGGAACGAAGCGATTCGCACGGATGAGCCGCCGCGACGAGACCCCACACAGCGACACCCATCTCCGGGCGATCAAGAAACTCGGGAAGCCCACCGGCTGCCAATCCACACTTACCGAGTACCGTGGTACTGGGCGCAAGTATCGGACTGAACCGTGGCAGCGCGTTTCCGAGGAGCTACAGGACGGCTTCAGCACGGCAGTCGGGAACACGATTGACACGATTCGGGACACGAAGCCGTTCCGCGAGCCAGTCGTCGCAGCCATCGACATCACTGACACGGCGTTCTACCCTTCACCGTGGGAAGACTACGACGAGGGCATAGCGAGAGACGACTTTCCAGCGCCCGTGAACGGCCTCAAAGAGCGAGGCAAACGCGGCTATCAGTTTTCGACGCTCACCATCGTTGGCGACAACATCCCACTCATCCTCGCCGTCGAACCGATTCGGGATGCATCCTACTGGGAGGATGACGACGTGGAGACGCGAAGCCGCGCTGAGGTCGTCGTGTGCTGTTGGAAGAAGCGAGCAAGCACGTGGACGTCCATCTCGTGATGGCTGACCGCGAGTTCGATGGCCATGACGTCCTCCACACGCTCGACAGCCACGACATCACCTACCTCATCCCCAAGCGCAAGTACGCCGACGATCTGGAAGGCGTCGCGAGGGTTGACGACCACCCGGTTGCGGACGTAGGTGTGGAACCCGACGTGGAGTTGGGCGTCGACGGCGAGGTGAGCCACGAGGTGAACTTCATGTACGTCCCCTCGACCGAGAAGGACGGCGATTATGCAGTGTTCCTGACGAACCGCGACGACGTGGTTCCCGAGGACGTTCGAGGGCTGTGTAACCGCTATAGTCGTCGGTGGGAGATCGAGAACGAGTACAAGCAGATCAAGAAGTTCCTCCCAACGATGGCCTCCACAGACTACCGCGTTCGGTGTTTCAACTTCCTGTTCGGGTGCCTGCTGTACAACGTGTGGCGGCTTGCAGACTATTTGTTGAAGTTGGATGTCGGGAAGCCGATTCGTGACGAGCCCGTGCTGACGACAGGTGAGGCCATTGAGTTGCTCGCCTGTTTCCTCGTTCCATACGGATAGCCGACGCTGGGTTCCTCTCGTGTTCTAGTCGGGTCCATAGCGATAGCTGTCGCGTCCGCTCTCGTTTTCGCGCCTTCCTGTTGACCTCTGAATAAGTAGGGAGCTACACTCACTAGTTGCCTCACTTCGTCGTCCCTGAATCACCCGCGAGATCGCCTGCTTTCGTTTGTAGATTCGCTATCCTCCGAAGTTGTGGTAGTTGAGACCGACCTTCTCAATGCATACGGGCTCATCTGGATGAGGTGTGAGCTTTGATTCAGGAATGTCTGAGTGAATGTGCTGTTCGGTAGACTGTTGGAGTGTAACGGTAGCTACTCTGGCTCGGTTGAAGAGATCCTGCTCATTCCAACGTAGAAAACTACTGTTAACACGATAGCCAGAACCAATCCTGCAACTATGGGGAAAATACCTGTCGGGTCTGGGCTGAGTATGAACGCACCTGAAAATCCAACGAACAACCCAAGTAAGATGGATACAAGACCCCGAACAAGCTGATGCATATTCCCCAATCGCGTCGAATATCAGATAAGGCTATTGTCCCAGATAATTCGTCGCCCTTCGATATAACATACTACTGAATCTACCGGACATACCAGACACTCATCACTCTACCAACATAAGTCTTCGTCCGTACCGCTTCGAGTGTCACTCCAAGTGATTGCAGCCAGCTGGTCAAGTAGTCCTGTACCAGTTGCAACACCGGTCTGTGTTCCGGTGGGTGATAGTACCGAATTAGCGTAGTGTAGTAGAATGGATAGACGGCAATTCTATCCTCTTTACACCAATAATACCGACAAGTTCCGATA is a window from the Halarchaeum grantii genome containing:
- a CDS encoding helix-turn-helix domain-containing protein, which codes for MALPRSELLSVKLELWHPDCWTVEVMEETGAGVLGHGSVMDGRQAFERCTIYGDSSDHVREAVQTAKDSTRISCVQEVQSTPTESIAPESAIGMFSQDVFIEYEFTEGIGPAFFSRGFVLDGPSQMEEGREVWPLLVQMDRSALGRRIEEIQKEYDANITLNQVTPADQDRTQSSFQAQLDELTPRQRQAYELARENGYYEWPRETSVQELADDLGVSKTTFLEHLRSAENYLLDPPETQSPSE
- a CDS encoding class I SAM-dependent methyltransferase, coding for MTEYTGKQWTELYHKNANEEEPLMPSEPLPFVDEITAYLNEYDHETILEAAAGEGRNSQRFVTSIPDLHACDISKEALEVCTERTEGEVTTRETDLRNLPYDDGQFDATIMLDALTHLREVELVLRELIRVTTEGGHVIFNMPVEGDDAESTSELLADWGALKEYEYRKEGHEVTYMFIGEQDRFTTLLSSFGLQIAQVTTWEWRDPPHPQYRLEEHDHKNIVVYARV
- a CDS encoding AzlC family ABC transporter permease, which encodes MEEHNQSEETEFSREGLFAGVRQSTPIALGVFTYGIVFGVLARQSSLGLSEAVLMSASVFAASAQFVVLDLWESPLPVIAIVVTTVAVNLRHLLMGASIQPWLKRLTPKKTYGMLYFLNDESWGLTMRARSNGENDAAFLLGSGLIVFVAWVSATVLGVSVGGLIENPAKYGLDMAFIAVYIALLVGVWDGREDAVPVGIAALVALVASVIIAGNWHIIIGGLTGSIAGVVRDEYA
- a CDS encoding AzlD family protein, translated to MVAFVAIVGMAVGTYFTRIGGYWLVSRVDLSPRFQAWLSYVPGAILVSLIVPELAKGGPAKWGAALAALVVAWRSGNILYAMLAGIGIVLLLRHLPMAA
- a CDS encoding transposase codes for the protein MADREFDGHDVLHTLDSHDITYLIPKRKYADDLEGVARVDDHPVADVGVEPDVELGVDGEVSHEVNFMYVPSTEKDGDYAVFLTNRDDVVPEDVRGLCNRYSRRWEIENEYKQIKKFLPTMASTDYRVRCFNFLFGCLLYNVWRLADYLLKLDVGKPIRDEPVLTTGEAIELLACFLVPYG